One Oharaeibacter diazotrophicus DNA window includes the following coding sequences:
- a CDS encoding sarcosine oxidase subunit gamma: MADLGSARRAVFDGRAFASPADHALAIAPVAPATRLVVRGRPAVAAAAAAAIGFPLPTDVCAVAEAGGIAALWLSPDEWLVIAPAGRDDLALALETALAGVPHAVVDVSHRNTGLALAGPRAAFVLNHGCPRDLSPAAFPVGTASRTLFGKAEIVLWRTGPDAFRIEVWRSYAPYVAGLLEEARREFEVAGRPA; the protein is encoded by the coding sequence ATGGCTGACCTCGGCTCCGCCCGCCGCGCCGTCTTCGACGGCCGCGCCTTCGCCTCGCCGGCCGACCACGCGCTCGCGATCGCGCCGGTGGCGCCCGCGACCCGGCTCGTCGTCCGCGGACGCCCGGCCGTCGCCGCCGCGGCCGCGGCCGCAATAGGTTTCCCGCTGCCGACCGACGTCTGCGCCGTCGCCGAGGCCGGCGGGATCGCCGCGCTCTGGCTGTCTCCGGACGAGTGGCTGGTGATCGCCCCGGCCGGCCGCGACGACCTCGCGCTGGCGCTGGAGACGGCGCTGGCCGGCGTGCCGCACGCGGTCGTCGACGTCTCCCACCGCAACACCGGCCTCGCGCTCGCGGGGCCCCGCGCCGCCTTCGTGCTGAACCACGGCTGCCCGCGCGACCTCTCGCCGGCGGCCTTCCCGGTCGGCACCGCCTCGCGCACGCTGTTCGGCAAGGCCGAGATCGTGCTGTGGCGAACCGGGCCGGACGCCTTCCGGATCGAGGTCTGGCGCTCCTACGCGCCCTACGTCGCCGGCCTGCTCGAAGAGGCCCGGCGCGAATTCGAGGTCGCCGGCCGACCGGCTTGA
- a CDS encoding GlxA family transcriptional regulator: MASAKSPKRTVESATPARPRLSVGFILAENFTLSAFSLFVDQLRLAADEGDLSRPINCQWTIMGSRSEPVRASCGVTVSRTSGFVDPRRFDYIAVVGGILHAGKQVDEATMDYLRQAARAGVPLVGLCTGSFILARAGLMTGRRVCVNWYHYQDFLDEFPHHVPVADRLFVVDGDRITCPGGGSVGDLASWIVERSLGRAVAQKSRQILVLDQARPGNASQPHPPLVDTIADERVRRALLLMEQHLADPLLIADIAVRLQLSTRQLERLFQNVLGMRPAAFYRALRLKYARWLLDNTDRSVTDIALEAGFADCAHFSRHFKALHGFSPSDRRAREARAETDGPAVPPVSAIELAGPRLFG, from the coding sequence ATGGCCTCGGCGAAGAGCCCGAAACGGACCGTGGAGTCCGCGACGCCGGCGCGGCCGCGCCTGTCCGTCGGCTTCATCCTCGCCGAGAATTTCACGCTGTCGGCCTTCTCGCTGTTCGTCGACCAGCTCCGCCTCGCCGCCGACGAGGGCGACCTGTCGCGTCCGATCAACTGCCAGTGGACCATCATGGGGTCGCGCTCCGAGCCGGTCCGCGCCTCCTGCGGCGTGACGGTGTCGCGCACCTCCGGCTTCGTCGACCCGCGCCGGTTCGACTACATCGCGGTGGTCGGCGGCATCCTGCACGCCGGCAAGCAGGTCGACGAGGCGACGATGGACTATCTGCGGCAGGCGGCGCGGGCCGGCGTGCCGCTCGTGGGCCTGTGCACCGGGTCGTTCATCCTCGCCCGCGCCGGGCTGATGACCGGCCGGCGGGTCTGCGTGAACTGGTACCACTACCAGGACTTCCTCGACGAGTTCCCGCACCACGTGCCGGTGGCCGACCGGCTGTTCGTGGTCGACGGCGACCGCATCACCTGCCCGGGCGGCGGCTCGGTGGGGGACCTCGCGTCCTGGATCGTCGAGCGCTCGCTCGGCCGGGCGGTGGCGCAGAAGAGTCGGCAGATCCTGGTGCTCGACCAAGCCCGCCCCGGCAACGCCTCGCAGCCGCATCCTCCGCTGGTCGACACCATCGCCGACGAGCGGGTCCGTCGCGCCCTGCTGCTGATGGAGCAGCACCTCGCCGACCCGCTGCTGATCGCCGACATCGCGGTCCGCCTGCAGCTCTCGACCCGTCAGCTCGAGCGGCTGTTCCAGAACGTGCTCGGCATGCGGCCGGCGGCGTTCTACCGGGCGCTGCGCCTCAAATACGCCCGCTGGCTGCTCGACAACACGGACCGGTCGGTCACCGACATCGCCCTCGAGGCGGGCTTTGCCGACTGCGCCCACTTCTCGCGCCACTTCAAGGCGCTGCACGGCTTCTCGCCCTCGGACCGGCGCGCCCGCGAGGCCCGCGCCGAGACGGACGGACCGGCGGTGCCGCCGGTGAGCGCGATCGAACTCGCCGGCCCCCGGCTGTTCGGCTGA
- a CDS encoding aromatic ring-hydroxylating oxygenase subunit alpha, producing the protein MLDTTSVSPRALLARRKPGFSLEQAFYTSQEIFDLDLEAIFFRTWIYVGVEPDVPDEGDVMVVDIGRASVLILRDDDGEIRAFHNVCRHRGARIVHDEKSSVGKLVCKYHAWTYDLDGKLLRAEHMGADFDTSCHGLKPVHLKSVEGLLFICLADEAPADIDDLAEKMGPYLKPHAIRDTKVAHQVDLIELGNWKITMENNRECYHCAGNHPELTIPLFEYGFGFSPESMDETKAKEAHRYECMVDDLHGEWEGSGFPSKEIDHLDDRVTGFRTQRLPIDRAGESQTLDTKVASTKLLGELTEAKMGGLSFWTQPNSWHHFMSDHIVTFSVIPLSPDRTLLRTKWLVHKDAVEGVDYDLKRLTEVWIATNDQDGTLVGYQHSGVKSPAYEPGPYSPYTEGLVEKFVNWYCLRLADHLG; encoded by the coding sequence ATGCTCGACACCACCTCCGTCAGCCCGCGCGCCCTGTTGGCCCGACGCAAGCCCGGCTTCAGCCTGGAGCAGGCGTTCTACACCAGCCAGGAGATCTTCGACCTCGACCTCGAGGCGATCTTCTTCCGCACCTGGATCTACGTCGGCGTCGAGCCGGACGTGCCCGACGAGGGCGACGTCATGGTGGTCGACATCGGTCGCGCCTCGGTGCTGATCCTGCGCGACGACGACGGCGAGATCCGCGCCTTCCACAACGTCTGCCGCCACCGCGGCGCCCGCATCGTCCACGACGAGAAGAGCTCGGTCGGCAAGCTGGTCTGCAAGTACCACGCCTGGACCTACGACCTCGACGGCAAGCTCCTGCGCGCCGAGCACATGGGCGCGGACTTCGACACCTCCTGCCACGGCCTGAAGCCGGTGCACCTGAAGTCGGTCGAGGGCCTGCTGTTCATCTGCCTCGCCGACGAGGCGCCCGCCGACATCGACGACCTCGCCGAGAAGATGGGGCCGTATCTGAAGCCCCACGCGATCCGCGACACCAAGGTGGCGCACCAGGTCGACCTGATCGAGCTCGGCAACTGGAAGATCACGATGGAGAACAACCGCGAGTGCTACCACTGCGCGGGCAACCATCCCGAACTCACCATCCCGCTGTTCGAATACGGCTTCGGCTTCTCGCCGGAATCGATGGACGAGACCAAGGCCAAGGAGGCGCACCGCTACGAGTGCATGGTCGACGACCTGCACGGCGAGTGGGAGGGCTCCGGCTTCCCGTCCAAGGAGATCGACCACCTCGACGACCGCGTCACCGGCTTCCGCACCCAGCGCCTGCCGATCGACCGCGCCGGCGAGAGCCAGACGCTCGACACCAAGGTCGCCTCCACCAAGCTGCTCGGCGAACTGACCGAGGCGAAGATGGGCGGCCTGTCGTTCTGGACCCAGCCGAACAGCTGGCACCACTTCATGAGCGACCACATCGTCACCTTCTCGGTGATCCCGCTTTCGCCCGACCGCACGCTGCTGCGCACCAAGTGGCTGGTCCACAAGGACGCGGTCGAGGGCGTCGACTACGACCTGAAGCGCCTCACCGAGGTCTGGATCGCCACCAACGACCAGGACGGCACGCTGGTCGGCTATCAGCACTCGGGCGTGAAGAGCCCGGCCTACGAGCCCGGTCCCTACTCGCCCTATACCGAGGGCCTCGTCGAGAAGTTCGTCAACTGGTACTGCCTGCGCCTCGCCGACCACCTCGGCTGA
- a CDS encoding hybrid-cluster NAD(P)-dependent oxidoreductase translates to MTDATAHLARHLADLQTWDSEADDTLVCTAVVDETHDVRTFVFEPPEPRRFAYRPGQFLTFEFALPSGPVNRCYTISSSPLRPHTVAITVKRVPNGPVSNWLHDHCAPGTAVKAIGPMGEFSCLDDPAPKYLFLSGGSGITPLMAMSRAFADLGRPVDVVFVHAARTPGDIVFRAELDLIARRLPGFRVAHLPERAGGEAGWAGPLGRLSAEFLALVAPDFKERSVWCCGPEPFMNAARSLLGALGHDPRLYHQESFDFAKLASAEPEVAAEVLDAEAAEAAAVPTYDVTFTKLGQTVKVRADQFILAAARDQGVRLAASCTEGLCGTCKAKIVSGTVDMSHKGGIRKKEVDQGLFLPCCSKPKSDLVVDR, encoded by the coding sequence ATGACCGACGCCACCGCCCATCTCGCCCGTCACCTCGCCGACCTCCAGACCTGGGATTCGGAAGCCGACGACACGCTGGTCTGCACCGCCGTCGTGGACGAGACCCACGACGTCAGGACCTTCGTGTTCGAGCCGCCGGAGCCGCGGCGCTTCGCCTATCGGCCGGGGCAATTCCTGACCTTCGAGTTCGCGCTGCCGTCCGGGCCGGTGAACCGCTGCTACACCATCTCGTCGTCGCCGCTCAGGCCGCACACGGTCGCGATCACCGTCAAGCGCGTCCCGAACGGCCCGGTCTCGAACTGGCTGCACGACCACTGCGCGCCGGGCACGGCGGTCAAGGCGATCGGCCCGATGGGCGAGTTCTCCTGCCTCGACGATCCCGCGCCGAAGTATCTCTTCCTCTCCGGGGGCTCCGGCATCACGCCGCTGATGGCGATGAGCCGTGCCTTCGCCGACCTCGGCCGTCCCGTCGACGTGGTGTTCGTCCATGCCGCGCGCACGCCCGGCGACATCGTGTTCCGCGCCGAACTCGACCTGATCGCCCGCCGCCTGCCGGGCTTCCGCGTCGCGCACCTGCCGGAACGGGCGGGCGGCGAGGCGGGCTGGGCCGGTCCGCTCGGCCGTCTGTCGGCCGAGTTCCTGGCGCTGGTCGCCCCCGACTTCAAGGAGCGCTCGGTCTGGTGCTGCGGCCCCGAGCCGTTCATGAACGCGGCGCGTTCGCTGCTCGGCGCCCTCGGCCACGACCCGCGCCTCTACCACCAGGAGAGCTTCGACTTCGCCAAGCTGGCGAGCGCGGAGCCCGAGGTTGCCGCCGAGGTGCTGGACGCCGAGGCCGCCGAGGCGGCGGCGGTGCCGACCTACGACGTCACCTTCACCAAGCTGGGGCAGACCGTGAAGGTGCGCGCCGACCAGTTCATCCTGGCGGCCGCCCGCGACCAGGGCGTCCGCCTCGCCGCTTCCTGCACCGAGGGCCTCTGCGGCACCTGCAAGGCCAAGATCGTCTCCGGCACCGTCGACATGTCCCACAAGGGCGGCATCCGCAAGAAGGAGGTCGACCAGGGCCTGTTCCTGCCGTGCTGCTCGAAGCCGAAGAGCGATCTGGTGGTGGATAGGTGA
- a CDS encoding polysaccharide deacetylase family protein, giving the protein MPPFRSRLAALAFLAALAGAPPARAGDVEPRLVLVPPTAGDKVVALTFDACSGAFDKRIGDYLVANAIPATIFVTHRWIRRNADAMATFTARPDLFQIEDHGEDHIPAVTDRSFVFGLKTAGDLDTVKAEVEGGAAAILAATGVAPHWFRGATARYSTDAVAAIEAEGYRVAGYSLNADVGASLPEKTVARRIAAARPGDVVIAHINQPGRPAGAGVVDGIETLRTAGWRFVRLDDVEAVGK; this is encoded by the coding sequence GTGCCGCCCTTCCGTAGTCGCCTCGCCGCCCTCGCATTCCTCGCCGCGCTCGCCGGCGCCCCGCCCGCCCGCGCCGGCGACGTCGAACCCCGCCTCGTGCTGGTGCCGCCGACGGCCGGCGACAAGGTGGTGGCGCTGACCTTCGACGCCTGTTCGGGTGCTTTCGACAAGCGGATCGGCGACTATCTCGTCGCCAACGCGATCCCGGCGACGATCTTCGTCACCCACCGCTGGATCCGACGCAACGCCGACGCGATGGCGACCTTCACCGCCCGTCCGGACCTGTTCCAGATCGAGGACCACGGCGAGGACCACATCCCCGCGGTCACCGACCGCTCCTTCGTGTTCGGCCTGAAGACCGCCGGCGACCTCGACACCGTCAAGGCCGAGGTCGAGGGCGGCGCCGCGGCGATCCTCGCCGCCACCGGCGTCGCGCCGCACTGGTTCCGCGGCGCCACCGCCCGCTACAGCACCGACGCCGTCGCCGCCATCGAGGCCGAGGGCTACCGGGTCGCCGGCTACTCGCTCAACGCCGACGTCGGCGCCTCGCTGCCCGAGAAGACCGTCGCCCGCCGCATCGCCGCCGCCCGCCCCGGCGACGTCGTCATCGCCCACATCAACCAGCCCGGCCGCCCCGCCGGCGCCGGCGTCGTCGACGGCATCGAGACCCTCCGCACCGCCGGCTGGCGCTTCGTGCGGCTGGACGACGTGGAGGCGGTGGGGAAGTAG
- a CDS encoding DMT family protein: MNLLLSPQIAPIVLLISSNLFMTLAWYGHLKFTDKPLWIVILVSWGIALVEYCLAVPANRIGIQAYSAAELKTMQEVITLAVFMVFSVFYLREAITWNHLIGFAFIGVGAFFIFKGPLGH; the protein is encoded by the coding sequence ATGAACCTGCTGCTGTCGCCCCAGATCGCGCCGATCGTCCTCCTGATCAGCTCCAACCTGTTCATGACGCTGGCCTGGTACGGCCACCTCAAGTTCACCGACAAGCCGCTCTGGATCGTGATCCTGGTGTCCTGGGGCATCGCCCTCGTCGAATATTGCCTGGCGGTGCCGGCCAACCGCATCGGCATCCAGGCCTATTCGGCCGCCGAGTTGAAGACCATGCAGGAGGTCATCACCCTCGCCGTGTTCATGGTCTTCTCGGTGTTCTACCTGCGCGAGGCGATCACCTGGAACCACCTGATCGGCTTCGCCTTCATCGGCGTCGGCGCCTTCTTCATCTTCAAGGGGCCGCTCGGGCACTGA
- a CDS encoding c-type cytochrome: protein MPPHRILAALATLLALLAALPAAASGRLVVTTGPFAFDRYDDTTFRPARIRIKVTSTEGSIPFAVTGLPDGLAIDRTTATATPAGVTLTLTADNALPRRLGTVSGHLAITPTVAGKGAAASRQVLLRSFGSRTRGRTLFESRCQGCHQPNGQGSAPLLFAVFGRKAASLTTFSYSQALTDWGRTWNYPLLVSWLRDPQALVPGARMGTSVVIGLGERQRYDLVAYLRSISEGGQ, encoded by the coding sequence TTGCCGCCCCACCGCATCCTCGCCGCGCTGGCGACGCTCCTCGCCCTCCTCGCCGCCCTGCCCGCCGCTGCGTCGGGCCGGCTGGTGGTGACGACCGGCCCCTTCGCCTTCGACCGTTACGACGACACCACCTTCCGGCCGGCCAGGATCCGGATCAAGGTGACGAGCACCGAGGGATCGATCCCGTTCGCGGTGACGGGCCTACCGGACGGTCTCGCGATCGACCGCACCACCGCCACCGCGACCCCCGCCGGCGTCACGCTGACGCTGACCGCCGACAACGCCCTGCCGCGCCGGCTCGGCACGGTCTCGGGCCATCTGGCGATCACGCCGACCGTCGCCGGCAAGGGCGCCGCCGCGAGCCGGCAGGTGCTGCTGCGCAGCTTCGGCAGCCGGACGCGCGGCCGGACGCTGTTCGAGAGCCGCTGCCAGGGCTGCCACCAGCCCAACGGCCAGGGATCGGCGCCGCTGCTGTTCGCCGTGTTCGGCCGCAAGGCGGCCTCGCTGACGACCTTTTCCTATTCGCAGGCGCTGACCGACTGGGGCCGGACCTGGAACTACCCGCTGCTGGTGTCCTGGCTGCGCGACCCGCAGGCGCTCGTGCCCGGCGCCCGCATGGGCACCAGCGTGGTGATCGGCCTCGGCGAGCGCCAGCGCTACGACCTCGTCGCCTACCTGCGCTCGATCTCCGAGGGCGGCCAGTGA
- the trhA gene encoding PAQR family membrane homeostasis protein TrhA produces the protein MNGFAELVRIYDRHETIADAIVHAVGLALAVVGVVALLVATASTEHRADVVVAVVYGLGLVGALTASLVYNMWPRGPVKWVLRRVDHSAIFVLIAATYTPFLARLPESPFAIGLFAGVWATAIAGVVLKCAFPGRFERLAILVYLALGWSGVAAWPELETALGAGTLPLVLAGGLVYSAGVIFHVWDRLRFQNAIWHGFVVAGAGLHYAAVFNCLVLTQGA, from the coding sequence ATGAACGGCTTCGCGGAGCTCGTCCGGATCTACGACCGCCACGAGACCATCGCCGATGCGATCGTCCACGCGGTCGGCCTCGCCCTCGCGGTGGTGGGTGTCGTGGCGCTGCTGGTGGCGACCGCGTCGACCGAGCACCGCGCCGACGTCGTCGTCGCCGTGGTCTACGGGCTCGGCCTCGTCGGGGCGCTCACCGCGTCGCTCGTCTACAACATGTGGCCGCGCGGTCCGGTGAAGTGGGTGCTGCGGCGGGTCGACCACTCCGCGATCTTCGTGCTGATCGCGGCGACCTACACGCCCTTCCTGGCCCGCCTGCCCGAGAGCCCGTTCGCGATCGGGCTGTTCGCCGGCGTCTGGGCGACGGCGATCGCCGGCGTGGTCCTGAAGTGCGCCTTCCCCGGCCGGTTCGAGCGGCTGGCGATCCTGGTCTACCTCGCGCTCGGCTGGAGCGGCGTCGCGGCATGGCCCGAGCTCGAGACCGCGCTCGGCGCCGGCACGCTGCCGCTGGTGCTCGCCGGCGGGCTGGTCTACTCGGCCGGCGTGATCTTCCACGTCTGGGACAGATTGCGCTTCCAGAACGCGATCTGGCACGGCTTCGTCGTCGCCGGCGCCGGCCTGCACTACGCGGCGGTGTTCAACTGCCTCGTGCTGACCCAGGGCGCCTGA
- a CDS encoding HAMP domain-containing methyl-accepting chemotaxis protein encodes MKIRTRLIASLALLALALGVVAFEGWHALDVSNEGTRTIVADRVVPLEQLKTVSDKYAVDIVDTAHKVRSGALTFEQGGQGIRRALLLIEQDWAAYEATTMTDEERALAKEARAGMDRAAEPIGRLLAIVDARDAAALDAFVTRELYPTIDPIGGPIGKLVDLQIRVAREEFARSEATTATSKWTMAAIGTGALAVLAWAVRTVLAGVSRPLSRMEDAMRRLAHGDLSVEVPHVGRADEIGAMAAAVQVFRDNGLERARLEAESAAEREARERRAARVERIIAAFDADVGTILRTVTAASSELEATAGALSATAEESARSATAVAAASEEASTNVETVAAASEELAASIGEITGQVQSSARVADEAIVAASATEGTVRGLVDSAERIGNVLQLISAIAEQTNLLALNATIEAARAGEAGRGFAVVAAEVKDLAGQTAKATGEIGAQIQEMQAATGRVATSIQAIGTVIRRMSDNAAAIAAAVEQQGSATKEIARNVAQASAGTQQVTANIAGVTEAATHTGAGATQVLSSSGELARGAETLKGKVDGFFAEIRAA; translated from the coding sequence GTGAAGATTCGTACGCGACTGATCGCCAGCCTCGCCCTGCTGGCCCTAGCGCTCGGCGTGGTCGCCTTCGAGGGCTGGCACGCCCTCGACGTCTCGAACGAGGGGACGCGCACGATCGTGGCGGACCGGGTCGTTCCGCTCGAGCAGCTGAAGACCGTGTCGGACAAGTACGCCGTCGACATCGTCGACACCGCGCACAAGGTCCGCAGCGGCGCGCTGACCTTCGAGCAGGGCGGACAGGGCATCCGCCGGGCGCTGCTGCTGATCGAGCAGGACTGGGCCGCCTACGAGGCCACGACCATGACCGACGAGGAACGCGCGCTGGCGAAGGAAGCGCGCGCCGGCATGGACCGCGCCGCCGAGCCGATCGGGCGCCTGCTCGCGATCGTCGACGCGCGCGACGCCGCCGCGCTCGACGCCTTCGTGACGCGCGAGCTCTATCCCACCATCGACCCGATCGGCGGCCCGATCGGCAAGCTGGTCGACCTGCAGATCCGAGTCGCACGGGAGGAGTTCGCCCGGTCGGAGGCGACGACCGCGACGTCCAAATGGACGATGGCCGCGATCGGCACGGGCGCGCTCGCCGTGCTGGCCTGGGCGGTCCGCACCGTGCTCGCCGGCGTGTCGCGGCCGCTGTCGCGCATGGAGGACGCGATGCGGCGGCTCGCCCACGGCGATCTCTCCGTCGAGGTGCCCCACGTCGGGCGTGCCGACGAGATCGGCGCGATGGCCGCGGCCGTCCAGGTGTTCCGCGACAACGGGTTGGAGCGCGCGCGGCTCGAGGCCGAGAGCGCGGCCGAGCGCGAGGCTCGCGAGCGCCGTGCCGCCCGGGTCGAGCGGATCATCGCCGCCTTCGACGCCGACGTCGGCACGATCCTGCGCACGGTGACGGCCGCCTCGTCGGAACTCGAGGCCACCGCCGGGGCGCTGTCGGCGACCGCGGAGGAGAGCGCCCGCAGCGCCACCGCCGTGGCGGCCGCCTCGGAGGAGGCCTCCACCAACGTCGAGACCGTCGCCGCCGCCTCGGAGGAACTCGCCGCCTCGATCGGCGAGATCACCGGCCAGGTGCAGTCGTCCGCCCGCGTCGCCGACGAGGCGATCGTCGCGGCTTCCGCCACCGAGGGCACCGTCCGCGGCCTCGTCGATTCGGCGGAGCGGATCGGCAACGTGCTGCAGCTGATCTCCGCGATCGCCGAGCAGACCAACCTGCTCGCCCTCAACGCCACGATCGAGGCCGCTCGCGCCGGGGAGGCAGGCCGCGGATTCGCGGTCGTCGCCGCCGAGGTCAAGGACCTCGCCGGCCAGACCGCCAAGGCCACCGGCGAGATCGGCGCGCAGATCCAGGAGATGCAGGCCGCCACGGGCCGCGTCGCCACCTCGATCCAGGCGATCGGCACGGTGATCCGCCGGATGTCGGACAACGCCGCGGCCATCGCCGCCGCCGTCGAGCAGCAGGGCTCCGCCACCAAGGAGATCGCCCGCAACGTCGCCCAGGCCTCGGCCGGTACCCAGCAGGTGACCGCCAACATCGCCGGCGTCACCGAGGCGGCGACCCACACCGGTGCCGGCGCGACCCAGGTGCTGTCGTCCTCGGGAGAACTCGCCCGCGGCGCCGAGACGCTGAAGGGCAAGGTCGACGGCTTCTTCGCCGAGATCCGCGCCGCCTGA
- a CDS encoding GMC family oxidoreductase: MAAPYDLDDDGVVVIIGSGAGGGTLGNELAQKGIDVVVLEAGARHEYDDFVNDEWASFSQLAWTDVRTTSGSWRVHENFPNLPAWIVKSVGGSTTHWAGASLRFQEHEFRTLTTYGKVEGANLLDWPITLKDLEPWYEKAEAKMGVTRTNDLPGLPGNNNFKILKAGADKLGYKECNTGHMAINSVERDGRNKCHQTGFCFQGCKWGAKWSTLYTEIPKGEATGKMEVRPQSHVTRIEHDASGKVTGVVYMDKDGKEQRQKARIVCVAGNSIESPRLLLNSASNMFKDGLANSSGQVGRNYMRHMTGSVYAVFEKPVHMYRGTTMAGIVRDEARHDPSRGFVGGYEMETLSLGIPFMAAFLDPGAWGREFTSALDGYSNMAGMWLVGEDMPQEGNRITLSDAKDKWGVPVANVNFDDHPNDVAMRNHAYERGQELYRAVGAVRTFPTPPYPSTHNLGTNRMSEKASDGVVDKHGRTHDIKNLFVSDGSQFTTGGAENPTLTIVALAIRQADFIAREMAAGSI, from the coding sequence ATGGCAGCTCCCTACGATCTCGACGACGACGGCGTCGTCGTCATCATCGGTTCCGGCGCGGGCGGCGGCACGCTCGGCAACGAACTGGCGCAGAAGGGCATCGACGTCGTGGTGCTGGAGGCCGGCGCCCGGCACGAGTACGACGACTTCGTCAACGACGAGTGGGCGAGCTTCTCGCAGCTCGCCTGGACCGACGTGCGCACCACCTCCGGCAGCTGGCGCGTCCACGAGAACTTCCCGAACCTGCCGGCGTGGATCGTCAAGTCGGTCGGCGGCTCGACGACGCACTGGGCCGGCGCCTCGCTGCGCTTCCAGGAGCACGAGTTCAGGACTCTGACCACCTACGGCAAGGTCGAGGGCGCCAACCTCCTCGACTGGCCGATCACGCTGAAGGACCTCGAGCCCTGGTACGAAAAGGCCGAGGCGAAGATGGGCGTGACGCGCACCAACGACCTGCCCGGCCTGCCCGGCAACAACAACTTCAAGATCCTGAAGGCCGGCGCCGACAAGCTCGGCTACAAGGAATGCAACACCGGCCACATGGCGATCAATTCGGTGGAGCGCGACGGCCGCAACAAGTGCCACCAGACCGGCTTCTGCTTCCAGGGCTGCAAGTGGGGCGCCAAGTGGTCGACGCTCTACACCGAGATCCCCAAGGGCGAGGCAACCGGCAAGATGGAGGTGCGGCCGCAGAGCCACGTCACCCGCATCGAGCACGACGCGTCCGGCAAGGTCACCGGCGTCGTCTACATGGACAAGGACGGCAAGGAGCAGCGGCAGAAGGCGCGGATCGTCTGCGTCGCGGGCAACTCGATCGAGAGCCCGCGACTGCTGCTGAACTCGGCCTCCAACATGTTCAAGGACGGCCTCGCCAACTCCTCCGGCCAGGTCGGGCGCAACTACATGCGCCACATGACCGGGTCGGTCTACGCCGTGTTCGAGAAGCCGGTTCACATGTACCGCGGCACCACCATGGCCGGCATCGTCCGCGACGAGGCCCGGCACGACCCGAGCCGCGGCTTCGTCGGCGGCTACGAGATGGAGACGCTGTCGCTCGGCATCCCGTTCATGGCCGCCTTCCTCGATCCCGGCGCCTGGGGCCGCGAGTTCACCTCGGCGCTCGACGGCTACTCCAACATGGCCGGTATGTGGCTGGTCGGCGAGGACATGCCGCAGGAGGGCAACCGGATCACCTTGTCCGACGCCAAGGACAAGTGGGGCGTGCCGGTCGCCAACGTCAACTTCGACGACCATCCCAACGACGTCGCCATGCGCAACCACGCCTACGAACGCGGCCAGGAGCTCTACCGCGCCGTCGGCGCGGTGCGCACCTTCCCGACGCCGCCCTATCCGTCGACGCACAACCTCGGCACCAACCGGATGAGCGAGAAGGCGTCCGACGGCGTGGTGGACAAGCACGGCCGGACGCACGACATCAAGAACCTGTTCGTGTCCGACGGCAGCCAGTTCACCACCGGCGGCGCCGAGAACCCGACCCTGACGATCGTCGCTCTGGCGATCCGGCAGGCCGACTTCATCGCCCGCGAGATGGCCGCCGGATCGATCTGA
- a CDS encoding gluconate 2-dehydrogenase subunit 3 family protein, giving the protein MDHHHHHHDEPHGHGPARRPISRRLFLRRSSELSLAAAITVVAGNALLNAGEAWAVEVKALKPETMRTLIQLARDIYPHDRIADRFYAIAVKGHDDKAGADSAHRSLIEEGVAGLDEAAGPNGYVGLGWEAERVALLRKIEDGAFFQAVRSDLVVSLYNQQDVWPIFGYEGESYSKGGYLERGFDDIDWL; this is encoded by the coding sequence ATGGACCACCATCACCACCACCACGACGAGCCCCACGGCCACGGACCGGCGCGGCGGCCGATCAGCCGGCGCCTGTTCCTGCGCCGCTCGTCCGAGCTCAGCCTCGCCGCCGCGATCACCGTCGTCGCCGGCAACGCGCTGCTCAACGCCGGCGAGGCCTGGGCCGTCGAGGTCAAGGCGCTGAAGCCGGAGACCATGCGCACGCTGATCCAGCTCGCGCGCGACATCTACCCGCACGACCGCATCGCCGACCGCTTCTACGCCATCGCGGTCAAGGGCCACGACGACAAGGCCGGCGCCGATTCGGCGCACCGCTCCCTGATCGAGGAGGGCGTCGCCGGGCTCGACGAGGCCGCCGGTCCGAACGGCTACGTCGGCCTCGGCTGGGAGGCCGAGCGCGTCGCGCTGCTGCGCAAGATCGAGGACGGCGCCTTCTTCCAGGCGGTCCGCTCCGACCTCGTGGTCAGCCTCTACAACCAGCAGGACGTCTGGCCGATCTTCGGCTACGAGGGCGAATCCTATTCCAAGGGCGGCTATCTCGAACGCGGCTTCGACGACATCGACTGGCTCTGA